From a single Pseudomonas sp. A34-9 genomic region:
- a CDS encoding TonB-dependent receptor, which yields MSSRLTRQTASPSRVLSLLTAAILIAGTAPLMAATEQPARNMGDYSFSIGQQPLVSALNAFTAVTGWQVGLPAELGQGVSSPGVRGSLPAEKALERLLVGTNLSFRKISNNNVVLEKRNASGTLNLDQVTISATRQEQSVNSVPATVTVQTRQDLDRNNVNTIKDLVRYEPGVSVGGAGQRGGISGYNIRGIDGDRILTQVDGVEVPDGFFNGPYAKTQRNYVDPEIVKRVEILRGPASVLYGSNAIGGAVSYYTLDADDIIKPGKDVGARLKTGYSSADDSWLKSATVAGRAEQFDGLLHYSQRDGHETDSYGSNNGTGLERTAANPEDVNAYNVLAKIGWNYNEDSRLGLTYEKYKDDRDTDQKSAYGGPYFNGAPTIPDSVLPGGMYQWRTGNDTITRERFGIEHRFALDSLLVDNVKWSLNHQIAKTDQSTTEFYYPITRKVLRTRDTIYEEKQWVFDAQLDKAFAIGDTDHVLTYGTTIKQQKVTGSRSGDGTCLAVGRGCTAIGATSTADVLAKATDFPDPTINTYSVFAQDQISWNNWTFLPGLRYDYTQLKPHITQEFLNTVAADGQGTVSDENKTWHKVSPKFGLTYALTEHYTWYGQYAEGFRTPTAKALYGRFENTTTGYSVAPNPDLEPEKSKSYETGLRGNFEQGSFDVAVFYNKYRDFINEDAVTPGRNELTFQSANIKHATIKGAEIKGRLNLDAFGAPQGLYTQGSIAYAYGRNNDNGEPINSVNPLTGVFGLGYDQDNYGGLLSWTVVKKKDRVDDSNFKSPDGVSSQFKTPGFGILDLAGYYKVTDDVTVSGGIYNLTDKKYWLWDDVRGYDSVGEASVTQPANLDRLTQPGRNFAINLIWDI from the coding sequence ATGTCCTCACGCCTTACCCGCCAGACTGCTTCCCCTTCCCGCGTATTGTCGCTGTTGACCGCTGCCATTCTGATTGCCGGCACTGCACCGCTGATGGCTGCCACCGAGCAGCCCGCGCGGAACATGGGTGATTACTCGTTCTCCATCGGCCAGCAGCCGCTGGTGTCGGCACTCAATGCCTTCACCGCCGTAACCGGCTGGCAAGTCGGCTTGCCGGCAGAACTGGGTCAGGGCGTGTCGTCGCCGGGCGTGCGTGGCTCGCTGCCAGCGGAAAAGGCCCTGGAGCGCCTGTTGGTGGGGACCAACCTGAGCTTCCGCAAAATCAGCAACAACAACGTCGTACTGGAAAAGCGCAACGCCAGCGGCACGCTCAATCTGGATCAGGTGACCATCAGCGCCACCCGTCAGGAGCAGTCGGTCAACAGCGTGCCGGCCACCGTCACCGTGCAGACCCGTCAGGACCTGGACCGCAACAACGTCAATACCATCAAGGATCTGGTGCGTTATGAGCCGGGTGTTTCCGTCGGCGGCGCCGGTCAGCGTGGCGGTATCAGCGGCTATAACATTCGCGGCATCGACGGTGATCGCATCCTCACCCAAGTCGACGGTGTCGAAGTGCCGGACGGTTTCTTCAACGGCCCGTACGCCAAAACCCAGCGCAATTACGTTGACCCGGAAATCGTCAAACGCGTGGAAATCCTCCGTGGCCCGGCCTCGGTGCTGTACGGCAGCAACGCCATCGGCGGCGCCGTCAGCTATTACACCCTCGATGCCGACGACATCATCAAGCCCGGCAAAGACGTCGGTGCGCGTCTGAAAACCGGTTACAGCTCTGCCGATGACAGCTGGCTGAAGTCCGCCACCGTGGCCGGTCGTGCCGAGCAGTTCGACGGCTTGCTGCACTACAGCCAACGCGACGGCCACGAAACCGATTCCTACGGCAGCAACAACGGCACCGGTCTGGAACGCACCGCTGCCAACCCGGAAGACGTCAACGCCTACAACGTCTTGGCCAAGATCGGCTGGAACTACAACGAAGACTCGCGTCTGGGCCTGACCTACGAAAAGTACAAGGACGATCGCGACACCGATCAGAAAAGCGCCTACGGCGGCCCATACTTCAACGGCGCACCGACCATCCCCGACAGCGTACTGCCCGGCGGCATGTACCAATGGCGCACCGGTAACGACACCATCACCCGTGAGCGTTTCGGTATCGAACACCGCTTCGCCCTCGACAGCCTGCTGGTCGACAACGTGAAGTGGAGCCTCAACCACCAGATCGCCAAGACCGACCAGAGCACCACCGAGTTCTACTACCCGATCACCCGTAAGGTGCTGCGGACTCGCGACACGATCTACGAAGAAAAACAGTGGGTGTTCGATGCGCAACTGGACAAGGCGTTCGCCATCGGCGACACCGATCACGTGCTGACTTACGGCACCACCATCAAGCAACAGAAAGTCACCGGCTCGCGCAGCGGCGACGGCACCTGCCTGGCCGTCGGTCGCGGCTGCACGGCCATCGGGGCAACCAGTACCGCTGACGTGTTGGCCAAAGCCACCGACTTCCCGGACCCGACCATCAACACCTACAGCGTGTTCGCGCAGGATCAGATCAGCTGGAACAACTGGACCTTCCTGCCGGGACTGCGCTACGACTACACCCAGCTCAAGCCGCACATCACTCAGGAGTTCCTCAACACCGTAGCAGCTGATGGCCAAGGCACGGTCAGCGACGAGAACAAGACCTGGCACAAAGTCTCGCCGAAGTTCGGCCTGACCTACGCCCTGACCGAGCACTACACCTGGTACGGTCAGTACGCCGAAGGCTTCCGCACGCCGACCGCGAAAGCCCTGTACGGCCGCTTCGAAAACACCACCACCGGCTACAGCGTGGCGCCGAACCCGGACCTCGAACCGGAGAAAAGCAAAAGCTACGAAACCGGTCTGCGCGGGAACTTCGAGCAAGGCTCGTTTGACGTAGCAGTGTTCTATAACAAGTACCGCGATTTCATCAATGAAGACGCCGTGACCCCGGGCCGCAACGAGCTGACTTTCCAGTCGGCCAACATCAAGCACGCCACCATCAAGGGCGCGGAAATCAAAGGTCGTCTGAACCTGGACGCGTTCGGCGCTCCGCAAGGCCTCTACACCCAGGGCTCGATTGCCTACGCCTACGGTCGCAACAACGATAACGGCGAGCCGATCAACAGCGTCAACCCGCTGACCGGCGTGTTCGGTCTGGGTTACGACCAGGACAACTACGGCGGCCTGCTGAGCTGGACTGTGGTGAAGAAAAAGGATCGCGTCGACGACAGCAACTTCAAGTCGCCGGATGGCGTCAGCAGCCAATTCAAAACCCCGGGCTTCGGCATTCTTGATCTGGCCGGGTACTACAAAGTCACCGACGACGTCACCGTCAGCGGCGGCATCTACAACCTGACCGACAAGAAGTACTGGCTGTGGGATGACGTGCGCGGTTACGACAGCGTCGGCGAAGCCTCGGTGACGCAACCGGCCAACCTCGATCGCCTGACCCAACCGGGTCGCAACTTCGCGATCAACCTGATCTGGGACATCTGA
- a CDS encoding biliverdin-producing heme oxygenase: protein MTTSEKALRSQRLNQITHEPHSKLDALVKAHAPFETRANFARFVVAQYLFQSELVDLYNNAELTAIVPDLPARCRAEAAKADLADLETEVPAPVAGAVKNPSKARALGWIFVSEGSKLGAAFLIKRAVALELSETFGARHLGEPQGGRAEGWKSFVRTLDSLPFSAEEEAEVEQGAIDAFNRFTVLLEQAYAIEAETA, encoded by the coding sequence ATGACCACTTCGGAAAAAGCCCTGCGTTCACAACGCCTGAACCAGATTACCCATGAGCCGCACAGCAAACTGGATGCGCTGGTGAAGGCTCACGCGCCGTTCGAGACTCGCGCCAACTTCGCCCGTTTTGTCGTCGCGCAGTACCTGTTCCAGTCGGAACTGGTCGACCTGTACAACAACGCCGAACTGACCGCCATCGTCCCTGACTTGCCGGCCCGCTGCCGCGCCGAAGCGGCCAAGGCTGACCTCGCGGACCTGGAAACCGAAGTGCCGGCCCCGGTAGCCGGCGCGGTGAAGAACCCAAGCAAGGCCCGTGCACTGGGCTGGATCTTTGTCTCCGAAGGCTCGAAGCTCGGTGCGGCGTTCCTGATCAAACGCGCCGTGGCCCTGGAGCTGAGCGAAACCTTTGGTGCCCGTCACCTGGGTGAGCCACAAGGTGGCCGTGCCGAAGGCTGGAAGAGCTTCGTGCGCACCCTCGATTCGCTGCCGTTCAGCGCTGAAGAGGAAGCCGAAGTGGAGCAAGGCGCGATCGATGCGTTCAACCGCTTCACCGTGCTGCTGGAACAGGCTTACGCGATAGAAGCCGAAACGGCCTGA
- a CDS encoding YbaN family protein: protein MPQPASSKLARVLFGLLAYVSLGIGLIAIVVPGLPTTEFILLAAWAATRSSPRLSAWLENHRLFGPILSNWRNGKIIARKAKVSATLSMLLCATLMLVMLDHGWPIYLAIAGMSLGNLWIWSRPESITVRIDPSSR from the coding sequence ATGCCGCAACCCGCCTCCTCGAAACTCGCCCGCGTGCTGTTCGGCCTGCTGGCCTACGTCAGCCTCGGCATCGGCTTGATCGCCATTGTCGTGCCCGGCCTGCCGACCACCGAGTTCATCCTTCTCGCCGCCTGGGCCGCGACCCGCAGTTCGCCGCGCCTGAGTGCCTGGCTGGAAAACCATCGCTTGTTCGGGCCGATCCTCAGCAATTGGCGCAACGGCAAGATCATCGCGCGCAAGGCCAAGGTCAGTGCGACGCTGAGCATGCTGCTCTGCGCGACGTTGATGCTGGTGATGCTTGATCACGGCTGGCCGATCTATCTGGCGATTGCCGGGATGAGCCTGGGCAATCTGTGGATCTGGTCGCGCCCGGAATCGATCACTGTGCGCATCGATCCTTCTTCACGCTGA
- a CDS encoding methyl-accepting chemotaxis protein, with protein MFDALSIRLKIVLLSGLCLLGVVALIVGMNIYQTNQNDELVSDSSNKLLTASVENLLQAKAAEQAVRVQKTFGESLLVITALADQIKDMRVMAAKRSLDAGALREELNLSLKTAFERNDKVLGIWLAFEPNGLDGKDSEFVNDAARQSNEAGRFATYWSRAAGSALNTIMVEEDMTKTTLSLSGTPYNSWYTCPRDNKRTCLLDPYADTVGTKEMLMTTISVPLIVDGKAIGVVGVDIALDALQAAAVDSQRNLFNNAGHMLIVSGSGVLGADSSDASKVGKKISNTLGADGQDVLQLLTSGTPKILEQGDLIRAVYPVDPIGNSRAWGVVIDLPKQVLLADSVKLQAVLDDAQETGVLTALLVAVVAGLVGLLLIWLTASGVTRPINSVAEMLKNIASGEGDLTQRLNYSKKDELGELVNWFNRFLDKLQPTIAQIKQSITEARGTADQSSEIARQTSEGMQVQFREIDQVATASNEMSATAHDVANSASNAANAAKGADQSAKDGMSIIERSTRDINQLAEEVSKAVTEVEALAVNSEQIGSVLEVIRSIAEQTNLLALNAAIEAARAGESGRGFAVVADEVRNLAKRTQDSVEEIRVVIERIQTGTRGVVATMHSSQTQAHNNAGQIRQAVDALGKISDAVTVISDMNLQIASAAEQQSAVAEEVNRNVSAIRTVTETLTEQATESAAISSQLNALASQQMKLMDQFRV; from the coding sequence ATGTTCGACGCTCTGTCCATACGCCTGAAAATCGTCCTGCTCTCCGGCCTGTGCCTGCTCGGTGTGGTTGCGCTGATCGTCGGCATGAACATCTACCAGACCAATCAGAACGACGAACTGGTCAGTGACTCCAGCAACAAGCTGCTCACCGCCAGCGTCGAGAATCTGTTGCAAGCCAAAGCCGCCGAACAAGCGGTACGGGTGCAGAAAACCTTTGGCGAAAGCCTGTTGGTGATCACTGCCCTGGCCGACCAGATCAAGGACATGCGGGTGATGGCCGCCAAGCGTTCGCTGGACGCCGGTGCCTTGCGGGAAGAGTTGAACCTGAGCCTGAAAACCGCCTTTGAGCGCAACGACAAAGTGCTCGGCATCTGGCTCGCCTTCGAGCCGAATGGCCTCGACGGCAAGGACAGCGAGTTCGTCAACGACGCCGCGCGCCAGTCCAACGAAGCCGGACGCTTCGCCACGTACTGGAGCCGTGCGGCCGGCTCGGCGCTGAACACGATCATGGTCGAAGAAGACATGACCAAGACCACCCTCAGCCTCAGCGGCACGCCGTACAACAGCTGGTACACCTGCCCTCGCGACAACAAGCGCACCTGCCTGCTCGACCCGTATGCCGACACCGTGGGCACCAAGGAAATGCTCATGACGACCATTTCCGTGCCGTTGATCGTCGACGGCAAGGCCATTGGCGTGGTCGGTGTCGACATCGCCCTCGACGCCCTGCAAGCGGCAGCCGTGGACTCCCAGCGCAACCTGTTCAACAACGCCGGGCACATGCTGATCGTTTCCGGCAGCGGCGTGCTCGGTGCCGACAGTTCTGACGCCAGCAAGGTCGGTAAAAAAATCAGCAATACCCTCGGCGCCGATGGCCAGGATGTACTGCAACTGCTGACCTCCGGCACACCGAAAATTCTCGAACAGGGTGATTTGATCCGTGCCGTTTACCCGGTCGACCCGATCGGTAACTCACGCGCCTGGGGTGTGGTCATCGACCTGCCGAAACAAGTGCTGCTGGCCGACTCGGTCAAGCTGCAAGCGGTACTCGATGATGCTCAGGAAACCGGCGTGCTCACCGCGCTGCTGGTCGCCGTGGTTGCCGGTCTGGTTGGCCTGTTGTTGATCTGGCTGACCGCGTCCGGCGTTACTCGCCCGATCAATAGCGTTGCCGAGATGCTGAAGAACATCGCCAGCGGCGAAGGTGATCTGACCCAGCGCCTGAACTACAGCAAAAAGGATGAACTGGGCGAACTGGTCAACTGGTTCAACCGCTTCCTCGACAAGCTGCAACCGACCATCGCGCAGATCAAGCAGAGCATCACCGAGGCGCGCGGCACCGCCGACCAGTCTTCGGAAATCGCCCGCCAGACCAGCGAAGGCATGCAGGTGCAGTTCCGCGAGATTGACCAGGTGGCCACCGCCTCCAACGAAATGAGCGCCACCGCTCACGACGTCGCCAACAGCGCATCGAACGCAGCCAATGCCGCCAAAGGTGCCGATCAGTCGGCCAAGGACGGCATGTCGATCATCGAGCGCAGCACCCGCGACATCAACCAACTGGCCGAGGAAGTCAGCAAAGCGGTCACCGAGGTTGAAGCGCTGGCGGTCAACAGCGAGCAGATCGGCTCGGTGCTGGAAGTGATCCGCAGCATCGCCGAACAGACCAACCTGCTCGCCCTCAACGCCGCCATCGAAGCGGCCCGCGCCGGTGAGAGCGGGCGTGGGTTTGCCGTGGTCGCTGACGAAGTGCGCAACCTCGCCAAGCGCACGCAGGATTCGGTGGAAGAAATTCGCGTAGTCATCGAGCGGATTCAGACCGGCACCCGTGGCGTGGTCGCGACCATGCATTCGAGCCAGACCCAGGCGCACAACAACGCCGGGCAGATTCGTCAGGCGGTCGATGCGCTGGGCAAGATCAGCGATGCGGTGACGGTGATCAGCGACATGAACCTGCAGATTGCCAGCGCGGCCGAACAGCAAAGTGCGGTGGCTGAAGAGGTGAATCGCAACGTCTCGGCGATTCGCACCGTGACTGAAACCCTGACCGAGCAGGCCACCGAGTCGGCGGCGATCAGCAGTCAGCTGAATGCTTTGGCCAGCCAGCAGATGAAATTGATGGATCAGTTCCGCGTCTGA